In Fructilactobacillus cliffordii, a single genomic region encodes these proteins:
- the trxB gene encoding thioredoxin-disulfide reductase: MTKKYDVIVIGAGPAGMTAALYASRAELSVLMLDRGVYGGQMNNTAEIENYTGFKSILGPDLSEKMYESSTQFGVEYAYGEVTGIELAGDQKIVHTAEDQFEAPAVIIGSGSEYRKLGVPGEDEYGGRGVSYCAVCDGAFFKNEDVVVVGGGDSAVQEATYLANLAKKVTVVHRRDQLRAQKILQERAFARDNIEFIWNSNVTEILGDGKKVSGVALKNNQTGATSELPTAGVFVYVGILPITEAFKDLGITDEQGWILTNDEMETNVPGIFAVGDVRKKHLRQITTAVGDGGIAGQAVFDYVESVKSK; encoded by the coding sequence ATGACCAAAAAATACGATGTAATTGTAATCGGAGCTGGACCAGCGGGAATGACCGCCGCTCTTTACGCTTCGCGAGCCGAACTTTCTGTTTTAATGCTTGATCGGGGTGTGTATGGGGGCCAGATGAACAATACCGCTGAGATTGAAAACTACACGGGGTTTAAATCCATTCTGGGTCCAGACTTATCTGAAAAAATGTACGAAAGTAGTACCCAATTTGGGGTGGAATATGCCTATGGTGAAGTCACTGGGATTGAGTTAGCTGGGGACCAAAAAATTGTTCATACTGCCGAAGACCAGTTTGAGGCACCAGCGGTCATCATTGGGTCTGGTTCAGAATACCGGAAACTCGGAGTTCCTGGTGAAGATGAATATGGTGGTCGGGGAGTTTCTTACTGTGCCGTTTGTGATGGAGCCTTCTTTAAGAATGAAGACGTTGTTGTAGTCGGTGGTGGGGATTCTGCCGTTCAAGAAGCTACTTACTTGGCTAACTTGGCAAAAAAAGTGACGGTTGTGCACCGCCGGGATCAACTTCGGGCCCAAAAGATCTTACAGGAACGCGCCTTTGCCCGTGACAACATTGAGTTTATTTGGAATAGTAATGTTACTGAAATTCTTGGTGATGGCAAAAAGGTTTCTGGGGTTGCATTGAAGAATAATCAAACTGGCGCAACCAGCGAACTGCCAACGGCCGGGGTGTTTGTATACGTTGGCATTTTGCCAATTACCGAGGCCTTTAAAGACCTGGGCATTACCGATGAACAAGGTTGGATTTTGACCAATGACGAAATGGAAACGAACGTACCTGGGATTTTTGCCGTTGGAGACGTCCGCAAGAAGCATTTGCGCCAGATTACCACTGCCGTTGGTGATGGTGGAATTGCTGGTCAAGCGGTCTTTGACTACGTGGAATCCGTTAAAAGCAAATAA
- a CDS encoding NAD(P)H-dependent glycerol-3-phosphate dehydrogenase yields MKTKIAVLGAGSWGSMLAAILDANGHEVQLWTRSAEQANELNQHHTNSHYIHDYTFSASLQATTDLEEALTDATDILFIVPAQATRSVAQDVNQILAKLGTKPALIHGSKGLETKTYLRISQVLAETIDPNHRTSIAVLSGPSHAEGVAQHDPTLVTVASDDFDAAKHFQKLFMNEYFRVYTNSDVIGVEFGGALKNIIALASGALAGLGYGDNSRAALMTRGVAEISRLGVSFGANPLTFAGLSGMGDVIVTATSTNSRNYRAGYQLGQGVPLDEVVANMGMVIEGIATSQAAYDLAQTTGISMPITEAIHAVLEQEETVPDAIHALMTREGQTENG; encoded by the coding sequence ATGAAAACTAAAATTGCCGTATTAGGAGCTGGCTCCTGGGGCAGCATGTTAGCTGCCATTTTGGATGCCAACGGGCATGAGGTCCAACTGTGGACCAGAAGTGCAGAACAGGCCAACGAGCTGAACCAGCACCACACTAATTCTCATTACATTCACGATTACACCTTTTCAGCCAGTTTGCAGGCAACTACTGATTTAGAGGAAGCCTTAACCGATGCGACGGATATTTTGTTCATTGTACCGGCTCAAGCAACTCGCTCCGTAGCACAGGACGTTAATCAAATCCTGGCTAAGTTAGGCACTAAACCAGCCTTGATTCACGGGAGTAAGGGATTGGAAACCAAAACCTACCTGCGGATTTCCCAGGTGCTGGCAGAAACAATTGATCCTAATCACCGTACCAGTATTGCGGTGCTTTCGGGTCCCAGTCATGCCGAAGGGGTTGCCCAACACGATCCGACCTTGGTAACGGTGGCGAGTGATGATTTTGACGCCGCTAAACACTTCCAAAAATTATTTATGAATGAGTACTTTCGGGTTTATACCAACTCAGATGTCATTGGGGTTGAATTTGGCGGCGCCCTCAAGAACATTATTGCCCTCGCATCGGGCGCCCTAGCTGGATTAGGTTACGGGGACAATTCCCGAGCGGCTTTGATGACCCGGGGAGTGGCCGAAATTTCGCGATTAGGGGTGAGCTTTGGTGCTAACCCGTTAACCTTTGCCGGTTTATCCGGAATGGGGGATGTGATTGTTACGGCGACCAGCACGAACTCGCGGAACTACCGAGCTGGTTACCAACTAGGTCAGGGCGTTCCGCTCGACGAAGTGGTCGCTAACATGGGCATGGTGATTGAAGGAATTGCCACTAGTCAAGCCGCTTATGACTTAGCTCAGACAACCGGAATTTCGATGCCAATTACCGAAGCAATTCACGCCGTCCTCGAACAAGAAGAAACCGTTCCAGATGCTATTCACGCTTTAATGACGCGGGAAGGGCAAACGGAAAATGGTTAA
- the lgt gene encoding prolipoprotein diacylglyceryl transferase, producing MFAIAALNPIAFSFGPFNVRWYGLIIASAVLIAVWLAMREVHRQGLNEDLVYNLILGAIPIAIVSARIYYVVFRWNYYASHPGEIIAIWDGGIAIYGALLGAGLFIWWFCRRHQLSLWQVFDIAAPTVIMAQGIGRWGNFMNQEAYGAITTHRFLTQLHLPTGIINQMLIDGAYRQPTFLYESIWDLLGFILLMTMRHSDHLFKRGEIFLAYVMWYSYGRFFTEGMRTDSLMLGPLRISQVLSVVLFVGALAVLVYRRRTDHSLQWYDVYNSKGDQ from the coding sequence ATGTTTGCAATTGCAGCCCTAAATCCGATTGCCTTTAGCTTTGGTCCGTTCAACGTACGGTGGTACGGACTCATCATTGCCAGTGCCGTCTTAATTGCCGTGTGGTTGGCAATGCGAGAAGTGCATCGTCAGGGACTCAACGAGGACCTGGTCTATAACCTCATTTTAGGTGCGATTCCGATTGCCATTGTCTCTGCTCGGATTTATTACGTGGTTTTTCGGTGGAATTATTACGCGAGCCATCCGGGAGAAATTATCGCCATTTGGGACGGAGGCATTGCCATCTACGGAGCCTTGTTAGGAGCGGGTCTGTTTATCTGGTGGTTTTGTCGCCGTCATCAATTATCTCTTTGGCAGGTGTTTGACATTGCGGCCCCGACCGTAATTATGGCGCAAGGAATTGGCCGGTGGGGGAACTTCATGAACCAAGAAGCGTATGGAGCAATTACCACCCACCGTTTTCTCACCCAATTACATTTACCGACCGGGATTATCAATCAGATGTTAATTGACGGAGCATACCGGCAACCGACCTTTCTCTATGAATCCATTTGGGATCTCTTAGGCTTCATTTTGTTGATGACCATGCGCCATTCCGACCACCTGTTTAAGCGTGGAGAAATCTTTTTGGCTTACGTCATGTGGTATTCCTACGGGCGCTTTTTTACCGAGGGAATGAGAACGGATAGTTTGATGCTGGGGCCACTGCGGATTTCTCAGGTGTTATCAGTAGTGCTGTTTGTGGGGGCGTTGGCCGTCCTCGTTTATCGCCGCCGCACGGACCACAGTTTACAGTGGTACGACGTTTACAACTCTAAAGGAGATCAATAA
- the hprK gene encoding HPr(Ser) kinase/phosphatase, translating into MSNKSVSVKELVENTHLNVFSGSEYLDRPITTSDISRPGLELTGYFAYYPSERIQLLGITETSFAKHLEEKDLQEYMTRLCQPDTPAFVISTDIEPPVELIRAAKTAQIPILESKLNTSRVLSNMTDYLEAKLAPRQSIHGVLVEVYGVGILITGDSGIGKSETALELVKRGHRLIADDRVDVHQHDEQDIIGQAPKILSHLLEIRGIGIIDVMTLFGTGAVRSETRIDLIVHLDVWEKGKKYDRLGTGNDKQQIFDVEVKQLNIPVKPGRNLAIIIETAAMNFRANTMGYNATKMFDEELNGLIKNNSAADQPKPDEGK; encoded by the coding sequence ATGAGTAACAAGAGTGTGAGTGTCAAAGAACTAGTGGAAAATACTCATTTGAACGTTTTTTCTGGTTCGGAATATTTAGACCGACCGATTACAACGAGCGATATTTCGCGGCCTGGATTGGAATTAACTGGCTACTTTGCCTACTATCCTTCAGAACGGATTCAACTGTTGGGAATTACGGAAACGTCATTTGCCAAGCACTTGGAAGAAAAGGACTTGCAAGAATACATGACCAGATTGTGCCAGCCTGATACTCCCGCCTTTGTAATCTCAACGGACATTGAACCACCGGTTGAATTGATTCGGGCCGCTAAAACAGCCCAAATTCCGATTTTGGAATCAAAGCTGAACACCTCGCGGGTTTTAAGTAACATGACGGATTATTTGGAAGCAAAACTAGCACCGCGGCAATCCATTCATGGAGTATTGGTCGAAGTTTACGGGGTTGGAATTCTGATTACCGGTGATTCTGGGATTGGTAAAAGTGAAACTGCGTTGGAACTGGTGAAACGCGGACACCGGCTGATTGCCGATGACCGGGTCGACGTACACCAACACGATGAGCAAGACATCATTGGACAGGCTCCCAAAATTTTGAGTCACCTGTTAGAAATTCGGGGAATTGGAATTATCGACGTGATGACGCTGTTTGGAACCGGAGCCGTTCGGTCGGAAACGCGGATTGACTTAATCGTTCACCTGGACGTGTGGGAAAAGGGGAAGAAGTACGATCGCCTAGGCACTGGTAACGACAAACAACAAATTTTTGATGTCGAAGTTAAGCAACTAAATATCCCGGTTAAACCAGGTCGAAATCTTGCCATTATCATTGAAACAGCAGCAATGAACTTCCGGGCTAACACGATGGGCTACAACGCCACGAAAATGTTTGACGAAGAATTAAACGGGTTAATTAAAAATAACAGTGCTGCGGATCAACCAAAGCCTGACGAAGGTAAATAA
- a CDS encoding phage holin family protein encodes MRVISRWLVNFILLLAFSTIFPASFYIGSWQVALGAAAVLTLLQVLIKPILSILFLPINIVTFGLFNLVLNALILEITAILVGPMMSFSSFGMVFVISLLMSICNYFITPDV; translated from the coding sequence ATGAGAGTAATTAGTCGGTGGCTGGTTAATTTCATCTTACTATTAGCCTTTTCCACCATCTTTCCGGCTTCCTTTTACATCGGGAGCTGGCAGGTGGCGCTTGGCGCCGCTGCCGTTTTAACCTTATTACAGGTTTTAATCAAACCAATTTTATCAATATTGTTTTTGCCAATTAATATTGTGACGTTTGGGCTCTTTAACCTAGTATTAAACGCTTTGATTTTAGAGATAACCGCCATCTTAGTGGGACCAATGATGAGTTTCTCATCGTTTGGCATGGTTTTTGTGATTTCTTTGTTAATGTCAATTTGTAATTACTTTATTACACCGGATGTGTAG
- a CDS encoding PDZ domain-containing protein, with protein MQQQLLFNVLFFFMMPAFWFGIGRTLVDHHLRVKRERSLYDSAINPKHTELRTFLWGTIGLGIVGSVLSFAFGIEVSYAWIFAYEAIVALMLVIPGAMFPFAGMGILMLLILLLGNNFYTHILNGNLSLTLQNTMPVGMNFLELLTVMLILQYLFLKFNRKSVNSPVLSKNIRGNRVASYLFNKFTIFPLVFLVPGQLFVANSPFWPMFRLFGSKVSILVVPFLIGYRFKFVSDMSADILKRLANATGWLAWLSLGLTIDAFLWKNLWFEVLAIIVLLLAYGMVLYHYHRVDKRASAKQVEQAVDGIRILAVKPNTPASKMNLQTGDLILEVNGQAVRNEEQLYRALQSSPAFCHLKIKNRNGQLELKDAAIYEGAPHEIGIVTFPKEKTGATK; from the coding sequence ATGCAACAGCAGTTATTATTTAATGTTTTATTTTTCTTTATGATGCCGGCGTTCTGGTTCGGGATTGGTCGTACCCTGGTGGATCACCACTTACGGGTGAAGCGGGAACGATCGCTTTACGATAGTGCGATTAATCCCAAACATACTGAACTGCGGACCTTTTTGTGGGGAACGATTGGTTTAGGAATCGTAGGCTCGGTTCTGTCCTTTGCGTTTGGAATCGAGGTTTCCTATGCCTGGATTTTTGCTTACGAAGCCATTGTAGCCTTGATGCTGGTAATTCCGGGCGCTATGTTCCCGTTTGCTGGGATGGGGATTTTGATGTTACTGATTCTGTTACTCGGTAATAACTTTTACACTCACATTTTAAACGGAAACCTTAGCCTCACCTTGCAAAACACGATGCCCGTGGGAATGAACTTTTTGGAATTACTGACGGTCATGTTGATTTTGCAGTACCTGTTCTTGAAGTTTAACCGGAAGTCCGTGAATTCACCGGTCCTTAGTAAGAACATTCGGGGGAATCGAGTTGCTTCGTACCTCTTTAATAAATTCACCATCTTTCCACTGGTCTTTCTAGTTCCGGGACAATTGTTTGTCGCTAACAGTCCATTTTGGCCAATGTTTCGGTTGTTTGGAAGCAAGGTCAGTATCCTGGTGGTGCCGTTTTTGATTGGTTACCGATTTAAATTTGTTAGTGACATGTCAGCTGATATCCTTAAGCGCCTTGCCAATGCCACTGGTTGGTTAGCTTGGTTAAGTTTGGGACTTACGATTGATGCTTTTCTGTGGAAAAATCTCTGGTTTGAAGTGTTAGCGATTATCGTCTTGTTATTGGCTTACGGAATGGTGCTGTATCATTATCACCGTGTTGACAAACGTGCTTCGGCTAAGCAAGTAGAACAAGCCGTGGATGGAATTCGGATTTTAGCGGTGAAACCAAATACGCCTGCTAGCAAGATGAATCTGCAAACCGGCGATCTGATTTTAGAGGTCAATGGACAAGCCGTTCGTAACGAAGAACAGCTATACCGGGCCTTGCAAAGTAGTCCAGCCTTCTGCCATCTCAAGATTAAAAACCGGAACGGCCAACTAGAACTAAAGGATGCAGCCATTTACGAAGGGGCTCCCCACGAAATTGGGATTGTGACCTTTCCGAAAGAAAAAACAGGAGCAACCAAATGA
- the prfB gene encoding peptide chain release factor 2 (programmed frameshift), whose translation MELSTAKAKVADINEAISNFGRSLDLDQLNEDISINEAKMAQPGFWDDQQAAQQLIATTNRLKEKYDQFHELETEAENLEVSLALLTESDDPELAQEFEHDLEQAEQHLHNYQLSLLLNGKYDHNNAIVEIHPGAGGTEAEDWAEMLLRMYTRWAEQNNFKVEVDDYQPGEVAGLSSVTMTISGPNAYGYLKAEKGIHRLVRLSPFDSAGRRHTSFASVDVMPELDDSVTVEINPDDLRIDVFRSSGAGGQHINKTSSAVRITHLPTGIVTASQAQRSQLQNRVTAMNMLKSKLYEREEQKKAEEKAKLAGTQLDIGWGSQIRSYVFHPYTMVKDHRTGYETANGKAVMDGDLNPFIDAYLQWKLQQDNQ comes from the exons ATGGAGTTAAGCACAGCAAAAGCCAAAGTGGCCGACATTAACGAAGCCATTAGTAACTTTGGGAGGTCTCTT GACCTCGACCAATTAAATGAAGACATCAGCATCAATGAAGCCAAGATGGCTCAACCTGGGTTTTGGGATGACCAACAGGCGGCCCAGCAGTTAATTGCAACGACCAACCGGCTCAAGGAAAAGTACGATCAATTCCACGAGTTGGAAACGGAAGCCGAAAACCTGGAGGTTAGTTTGGCGCTGTTAACGGAATCCGATGATCCGGAACTAGCCCAGGAATTTGAGCACGATTTGGAGCAGGCGGAACAACACCTGCACAATTACCAGCTGAGTCTGCTGCTAAACGGAAAGTATGACCACAATAATGCGATTGTGGAAATTCATCCGGGAGCCGGCGGGACGGAAGCTGAAGACTGGGCGGAAATGCTGCTACGGATGTACACGCGGTGGGCCGAGCAGAATAACTTTAAGGTGGAAGTAGATGATTATCAACCGGGCGAAGTCGCCGGGCTTAGTAGCGTGACGATGACCATCAGCGGTCCGAACGCTTACGGTTATTTGAAAGCAGAAAAAGGGATTCACCGGTTGGTCCGGTTGTCACCTTTTGATTCGGCGGGACGGAGGCATACTTCATTTGCCTCTGTGGACGTGATGCCTGAGTTAGACGATAGTGTGACGGTTGAAATTAATCCAGATGACCTGCGAATTGATGTCTTTCGGTCTAGTGGAGCCGGGGGGCAGCACATTAATAAAACCTCTTCAGCCGTTCGCATCACTCACCTGCCGACAGGAATCGTGACGGCAAGTCAAGCTCAACGTTCTCAACTTCAAAACCGAGTTACCGCGATGAATATGTTAAAATCAAAGTTGTATGAACGCGAAGAGCAAAAGAAGGCCGAGGAAAAGGCAAAGTTAGCGGGAACCCAGCTGGACATTGGTTGGGGTTCACAGATTCGGTCCTACGTCTTTCATCCGTATACCATGGTGAAAGATCACCGAACGGGGTATGAAACTGCGAACGGAAAAGCCGTGATGGACGGAGACTTAAATCCCTTCATTGACGCGTACTTACAGTGGAAGTTACAACAAGATAATCAATAA
- the secA gene encoding preprotein translocase subunit SecA, with product MPTNVLKQWVESDNRRIKQLGKIADQVSSYSEEYRQLSDAELQAKTPEFKERYQNGTSLDDLLPEAFAVVREGARRVLGMTPFRVQIMGGVVLHEGNIAEMKTGEGKTLTATMPVYLNAISGKGVHVVTVNEYLSARDAEQMGELYNWLGLTVGVNTAEKNPEEKREAYNADITYSTNSEIGFDYLRDNMVVYKENRVQRPLNFALVDEVDSILIDEARTPLIISGQAQGANELYRQADRFAKTLTAKDDFKVDLETKTVSLTEQGIKKADQFFNLKNIYDPDNTALTHHIDQALRANYVMERDKDYVVKDDEVLIVDSFTGRIMEGRRFSDGLHQALEAKEGVTIQEESKTMANITYQNLFRRYSKLAGMTGTAKTEQEEFREIYNMNVVAIPTNKPVVRIDEPDVLYPTLQSKFDAVIDKVKALHKRGQPILLGTVAVETSEYLSQRLNQEHVPHVVLNAKNHAKEADIVANAGQKGAVTIATNMAGRGTDIKLGPGVVGVGGLAVIGTERHESRRIDNQLRGRAGRQGDPGYSQFYLSLEDDLMRRFGSERIKNVLNTLKVEDDDAVIRSRMITKQVESAQKRVEGNNYDSRKNVLKYDNVMSEQRDVIYGERNRVIEENRSLRWVIMPMVERTIDRIVSLHTQGEPKDWNLDTIVDFAVSSLVSINEIGVDDLKGKSADEIKEYLKQLARQTYDEKAKQFPDPSQLLEFEKVVILRVVDDHWTNHIDAMDQLRESIGLRGYGQLNPLVEYQREGFQMFEEMVADIDYDVTRLFMKAEIRQDIQR from the coding sequence ATGCCAACAAACGTATTAAAACAATGGGTGGAAAGTGATAACCGCCGCATTAAACAGCTAGGCAAAATTGCCGATCAGGTTAGTTCCTACTCGGAAGAATATCGCCAGCTCAGCGATGCTGAGTTACAGGCGAAAACGCCTGAATTCAAAGAACGCTATCAAAATGGAACCAGCTTAGATGATTTACTTCCAGAGGCCTTTGCGGTTGTCCGTGAAGGAGCTCGTCGGGTCCTTGGGATGACGCCGTTCCGGGTTCAAATCATGGGAGGTGTGGTTCTGCACGAAGGAAACATTGCCGAAATGAAGACCGGGGAAGGAAAAACCTTGACGGCCACGATGCCAGTGTACCTTAATGCCATTTCGGGTAAAGGGGTTCACGTGGTAACTGTGAACGAATATCTGTCTGCTCGGGATGCCGAGCAAATGGGAGAATTATACAACTGGTTGGGATTAACGGTTGGGGTGAATACTGCTGAAAAGAATCCCGAAGAAAAACGGGAAGCCTATAACGCGGATATCACCTACTCCACAAACAGTGAAATTGGGTTTGACTACCTGAGGGATAACATGGTGGTTTACAAAGAAAATCGGGTGCAACGCCCGTTAAACTTTGCTTTGGTCGACGAAGTGGACTCCATCTTAATTGATGAAGCCCGGACTCCGTTGATTATTTCTGGACAAGCTCAGGGTGCCAACGAGTTATACCGGCAGGCAGACCGATTTGCCAAAACCTTGACGGCTAAAGACGACTTTAAGGTCGACCTGGAAACTAAAACTGTTTCCCTCACGGAGCAGGGAATTAAAAAAGCGGATCAGTTCTTTAACTTGAAAAACATCTATGATCCGGATAACACGGCTTTAACCCACCACATTGACCAAGCCTTACGAGCTAACTACGTGATGGAACGGGACAAAGACTACGTGGTTAAGGACGACGAAGTTCTAATCGTGGATTCCTTTACCGGTAGAATTATGGAAGGGCGACGGTTCTCAGATGGTCTGCACCAAGCTTTAGAAGCTAAGGAAGGCGTAACCATCCAGGAAGAAAGTAAGACGATGGCCAACATTACGTACCAAAATCTCTTCCGGCGTTATAGTAAGCTAGCCGGGATGACGGGGACGGCTAAGACGGAACAAGAAGAATTTCGTGAAATCTATAACATGAACGTAGTCGCTATTCCGACGAACAAACCCGTGGTTCGGATTGACGAACCTGACGTGTTGTATCCGACGTTACAGTCTAAATTTGACGCAGTGATTGATAAGGTGAAGGCCTTACATAAACGGGGCCAACCAATTTTGCTTGGAACGGTGGCCGTGGAAACTTCAGAATATCTTTCCCAACGGTTAAATCAAGAACACGTTCCCCACGTGGTTTTGAACGCGAAAAATCACGCTAAGGAAGCTGATATCGTTGCCAACGCGGGCCAAAAGGGCGCGGTAACGATTGCGACCAACATGGCTGGTCGGGGAACCGATATTAAATTGGGACCCGGTGTAGTCGGTGTCGGTGGTCTTGCGGTAATCGGAACCGAACGGCATGAATCCCGGCGGATTGATAATCAGCTTCGGGGGCGGGCTGGCCGGCAGGGAGACCCTGGATATTCCCAATTCTACCTGTCCTTAGAGGATGATTTGATGCGGCGGTTTGGTTCAGAAAGAATTAAGAACGTTTTAAACACCCTCAAGGTTGAAGATGACGACGCTGTGATTCGGAGCCGGATGATTACCAAGCAGGTCGAATCAGCACAAAAACGGGTTGAAGGAAATAACTACGACTCACGGAAAAACGTGTTGAAGTACGATAACGTGATGTCCGAACAACGGGACGTGATTTACGGCGAACGGAATCGCGTGATTGAAGAAAACCGGTCGTTACGCTGGGTCATCATGCCGATGGTCGAACGGACGATTGACCGGATTGTTTCCCTGCATACCCAAGGAGAACCAAAGGACTGGAACCTTGATACGATTGTTGACTTTGCTGTTAGTTCATTAGTTAGCATCAACGAAATCGGGGTTGACGACTTAAAGGGCAAGAGTGCGGATGAGATTAAAGAGTACTTGAAACAGTTGGCTCGCCAGACCTACGATGAAAAAGCTAAGCAATTTCCAGATCCAAGTCAGCTCTTGGAATTTGAAAAAGTGGTGATTTTGCGGGTGGTTGATGATCATTGGACCAACCACATTGACGCCATGGATCAACTTAGAGAGTCGATTGGACTGCGGGGATATGGACAGTTAAATCCGCTGGTTGAGTATCAACGGGAAGGATTCCAGATGTTTGAAGAAATGGTTGCAGATATTGATTACGACGTAACTCGGCTCTTCATGAAGGCCGAAATTCGGCAAGACATTCAAAGATAA
- a CDS encoding ribosome hibernation promotion factor, which yields MLSFNVRGDDVDITDEVRQTIGSQIEQINTELADGVSAVAHVNLVSYSNRLIKAEITIIFPFLLLRGEATTNAITTSISNAVDQIMGQIERYRTNVNQHAQRSNHSNLFRDKEAPVVTLDVVRKKRIPLKQMDSETAILQMNLLNHDFYIYKDINDETINIIYRRNDGHYGLITTES from the coding sequence ATGTTATCTTTTAACGTTCGGGGCGACGATGTCGACATCACAGATGAGGTTCGACAGACTATCGGTAGCCAGATTGAACAAATCAATACAGAGTTAGCTGATGGTGTTTCAGCGGTAGCTCACGTAAATTTGGTTAGTTATTCTAATCGCCTAATTAAGGCTGAAATCACCATCATTTTTCCCTTTCTGTTATTGCGAGGAGAGGCAACGACGAACGCCATTACCACTAGCATCAGTAATGCAGTGGATCAGATTATGGGTCAGATTGAACGCTATCGCACTAACGTAAATCAACATGCTCAACGAAGCAATCATTCGAACTTGTTTCGGGATAAGGAAGCCCCCGTGGTGACGTTAGACGTGGTCCGTAAGAAACGGATTCCGTTAAAGCAGATGGACTCAGAAACCGCCATTTTACAAATGAACTTACTTAATCATGATTTTTACATTTACAAAGACATTAACGACGAAACCATTAACATCATTTACCGCCGTAACGATGGTCACTACGGTCTGATTACAACGGAAAGTTAA
- a CDS encoding ComF family protein yields the protein MFERCLWCDNQLRPTLTVTWLFSLQPYQAPQLCHRCQPLFEPPKQPQCSQCGRFQTDVLICGDCQAWNEWGFAVLKNQALYPYHGMMQEYLDRYKFKGDYALRLLVKERLERCLPDDGSLIVPIPVATAQRQQRKFNQVEGWLTDVDWLDALVAKPKTTNQHQRSRQQRLQTWQPFSINPAAVTQLQGGSVCLVDDVYTTGQTVHQAQRLLLQNGAAQVCSVTLAR from the coding sequence ATGTTTGAACGATGTTTGTGGTGTGATAATCAGTTGCGGCCGACGCTAACCGTGACCTGGCTCTTTAGTTTGCAACCCTATCAGGCACCCCAGCTTTGTCACCGCTGTCAACCACTTTTCGAACCACCGAAACAGCCCCAGTGTTCGCAGTGTGGTCGGTTCCAAACGGATGTACTGATTTGTGGTGACTGTCAGGCTTGGAATGAATGGGGCTTTGCCGTACTTAAGAATCAGGCACTCTATCCTTATCACGGGATGATGCAGGAGTACTTAGACCGGTATAAGTTTAAAGGTGATTACGCGTTACGGTTGTTGGTAAAGGAACGGTTGGAACGATGCCTGCCAGATGATGGATCGTTGATTGTGCCGATTCCTGTGGCTACCGCACAACGACAACAACGGAAGTTTAATCAGGTTGAGGGCTGGTTGACAGACGTGGACTGGTTGGATGCTTTGGTGGCAAAGCCGAAAACTACCAATCAGCATCAACGAAGTCGGCAACAACGATTACAAACGTGGCAGCCGTTTTCAATTAATCCAGCGGCAGTAACACAACTTCAGGGGGGCTCCGTCTGCTTGGTGGACGACGTGTATACGACGGGGCAAACGGTGCATCAAGCCCAACGGTTGTTATTGCAAAATGGAGCCGCTCAGGTTTGCAGCGTAACGCTCGCACGGTAA